A genomic region of Eschrichtius robustus isolate mEscRob2 chromosome 21, mEscRob2.pri, whole genome shotgun sequence contains the following coding sequences:
- the LOC137755990 gene encoding THAP domain-containing protein 1 isoform X1 — MKSCVSRTAAAWAVAGYRAWGRAASEGTRPTALGAASSGRCRGRSPRRAGLLLRRKPQNGMIVIVWCLHGAIFIQPHSVFTSFTTLRKCGRNLRLFPLTRPSLCKKWEAAVRRKNFKPTKYSSICSEHFTPDCFKRECNNKLLKEDAVPTIFLCTEPHDKKEDLPEPQEQLPRPPSTPPVSQVDAAIGLLMPPLQTPDNLSVFCDHNYTVEDTMHQRKRIHQLEQQVEKLRKKLKTAQQRCRRQERQLEKLKEVVHFQKEKDDVSERGYVILPNDYFEIVEVPA; from the exons ATGAAAAGCTGTGTTTCGCGCACAGCGGCAGCGTGGGCAGTAGCAGGGTATCGTGCGTGGGGAAGAGCAGCCTCGGAGGGAACGCGGCCCACCGCCCTCGGGGCTGCTTCATCCGGGAGGTGCCGCGGCCGGAGTCCTAGGAGGGCCGGTCTTCTCTTGAGAAGAAAACCGCAGAACGGAATGATAGTGATCGTCTGGTGTCTGCACGGTGCCATTTTCATTCAGCCACATTCAGTGTTCACAAGTTTTACTACGTTAAGAAAATGTGGCCGTAACTTACGACT GTTTCCTCTTACTCGACCCAGTCTTTGTAAAAAATGGGAGGCAGCTGTCAGAAGGAAAAACTTTAAGCCCACCAAGTACAGCAGCATTTGCTCAGAACACTTTACTCCGGACTGCTTTAAGAGAGAGTGCAACAACAAGTTACTGAAAGAGGACGCTGTCCCCACAATATTCCTTTGTACTGAACCACATGACAAG AAGGAAGATCTTCCGGAGCCCCAAGAACAGCTTCCCCGACCTCCTTCAACACCCCCCGTTTCCCAGGTCGATGCTGCTATCGGGTTACTCATGCCTCCTCTTCAGACCCCTGATAACCTCTCCGTGTTCTGTGACCACAACTACACTGTGGAGGACACCATGCACCAGAGGAAGAGGATTCACCAGCTTGAACAGCAAGTAGAGAAGCTCAGAAAGAAGCTCAAGACCGCACAGCAGCGGTGCAGAAGACAGGAGCGGCAGCTGGAGAAGCTGAAGGAGGTCGTGCActtccagaaggagaaagacgACGTCTCCGAGCGGGGTTATGTGATTCTACCAAATGACTATTTTGAAATAGTTGAAGTTCCGGCATGA
- the LOC137755990 gene encoding THAP domain-containing protein 1 isoform X3, which translates to MFWTQFLGPHIQGPVSFPERFRFPLTRPSLCKKWEAAVRRKNFKPTKYSSICSEHFTPDCFKRECNNKLLKEDAVPTIFLCTEPHDKKEDLPEPQEQLPRPPSTPPVSQVDAAIGLLMPPLQTPDNLSVFCDHNYTVEDTMHQRKRIHQLEQQVEKLRKKLKTAQQRCRRQERQLEKLKEVVHFQKEKDDVSERGYVILPNDYFEIVEVPA; encoded by the exons ATGTTTTGGACCCAGTTTCTAGGACCCCACATTCAAGGACCAGTGAGTTTCCCAGAAAGGTTCAG GTTTCCTCTTACTCGACCCAGTCTTTGTAAAAAATGGGAGGCAGCTGTCAGAAGGAAAAACTTTAAGCCCACCAAGTACAGCAGCATTTGCTCAGAACACTTTACTCCGGACTGCTTTAAGAGAGAGTGCAACAACAAGTTACTGAAAGAGGACGCTGTCCCCACAATATTCCTTTGTACTGAACCACATGACAAG AAGGAAGATCTTCCGGAGCCCCAAGAACAGCTTCCCCGACCTCCTTCAACACCCCCCGTTTCCCAGGTCGATGCTGCTATCGGGTTACTCATGCCTCCTCTTCAGACCCCTGATAACCTCTCCGTGTTCTGTGACCACAACTACACTGTGGAGGACACCATGCACCAGAGGAAGAGGATTCACCAGCTTGAACAGCAAGTAGAGAAGCTCAGAAAGAAGCTCAAGACCGCACAGCAGCGGTGCAGAAGACAGGAGCGGCAGCTGGAGAAGCTGAAGGAGGTCGTGCActtccagaaggagaaagacgACGTCTCCGAGCGGGGTTATGTGATTCTACCAAATGACTATTTTGAAATAGTTGAAGTTCCGGCATGA
- the RNF170 gene encoding E3 ubiquitin-protein ligase RNF170 isoform X1, whose amino-acid sequence MAKYQGEVHSLKLDDDSVIEGVSDQVLVAVVVSFALIATLVYALFSRNAHQNIHPENQELVRVLREQLQTEQDAPAAARQQFYTDMYCPICLHQASLPVETNCGHLFCGTCIVAYWRYGSWLGAISCPICRQTVTLLLTVFGENDQSQDAVSLHQDINDYNRRFSGQPRSIMERIMDLPTLLRHAFREVFSVGGLFWMFRIRIILCLMGAFFYLISPLDFVPEALFGILGFLDDFFVVFLLLIYISIMYREVVTQRLNR is encoded by the exons ATGGCCAAATATCAAGGTGAAGTTCACAGTTTGAAACTGGATGATGATTCAGTCATAGAAGGAGTAAGTGACCAAGTACTTGTGGCAGTTGTGGTCAGTTTCGCTTTGATTGCTACCCTGGTGTATGCACTTTTCAG cagaaatgcacatcaaaacatTCACCCAGAAAACCAAGAGCTAGTACGGGTGCTTCGGGAACAACTTCAAACAGAACAG GATGCACCTGCTGCTGCCCGACAGCAGTTCTACACTGACATGTACTGTCCGATCTGTTTACATCAAGCTTCCCTCCCTGTTGAAACAAACTGTGGACATCTCTTTTGTG GTACCTGCATTGTGGCATACTGGCGATACGGGTCATGGCTTGGGGCAATCAGTTGTCCAATCTGTAGACAAACG GTAACTTTACTGCTAACAGTATTTGGTGAAAATGACCAGTCTCAGGATGCTGTATCATTGCATCAAGATATTAATGATTATAACCGGAGATTCTCAGGGCAGCCCAGATCT ATTATGGAAAGAATTATGGACCTACCCACTTTACTGAGGCATGCATTCAGGGAGGTGTTTTCAGTCGGAGGCCTTTTCTGGATGTTCCGTATCAGGATAATACTTTGTTTAATGGGGGCTTTTTTCTATCTTATATCGCCTCTAGATTTTGTGCCTGAAGCCCTGTTTGGAATTCTAGGCTTTCTCGATGATTTCTTTGTCGTCTTTTTGTTGCTCATCTACATCTCTATTATGTACCGAGAAGTAGTAACACAGAGACtcaacagatga
- the RNF170 gene encoding E3 ubiquitin-protein ligase RNF170 isoform X2: MAKYQGEVHSLKLDDDSVIEGVSDQVLVAVVVSFALIATLVYALFRNAHQNIHPENQELVRVLREQLQTEQDAPAAARQQFYTDMYCPICLHQASLPVETNCGHLFCGTCIVAYWRYGSWLGAISCPICRQTVTLLLTVFGENDQSQDAVSLHQDINDYNRRFSGQPRSIMERIMDLPTLLRHAFREVFSVGGLFWMFRIRIILCLMGAFFYLISPLDFVPEALFGILGFLDDFFVVFLLLIYISIMYREVVTQRLNR; this comes from the exons ATGGCCAAATATCAAGGTGAAGTTCACAGTTTGAAACTGGATGATGATTCAGTCATAGAAGGAGTAAGTGACCAAGTACTTGTGGCAGTTGTGGTCAGTTTCGCTTTGATTGCTACCCTGGTGTATGCACTTTTCAG aaatgcacatcaaaacatTCACCCAGAAAACCAAGAGCTAGTACGGGTGCTTCGGGAACAACTTCAAACAGAACAG GATGCACCTGCTGCTGCCCGACAGCAGTTCTACACTGACATGTACTGTCCGATCTGTTTACATCAAGCTTCCCTCCCTGTTGAAACAAACTGTGGACATCTCTTTTGTG GTACCTGCATTGTGGCATACTGGCGATACGGGTCATGGCTTGGGGCAATCAGTTGTCCAATCTGTAGACAAACG GTAACTTTACTGCTAACAGTATTTGGTGAAAATGACCAGTCTCAGGATGCTGTATCATTGCATCAAGATATTAATGATTATAACCGGAGATTCTCAGGGCAGCCCAGATCT ATTATGGAAAGAATTATGGACCTACCCACTTTACTGAGGCATGCATTCAGGGAGGTGTTTTCAGTCGGAGGCCTTTTCTGGATGTTCCGTATCAGGATAATACTTTGTTTAATGGGGGCTTTTTTCTATCTTATATCGCCTCTAGATTTTGTGCCTGAAGCCCTGTTTGGAATTCTAGGCTTTCTCGATGATTTCTTTGTCGTCTTTTTGTTGCTCATCTACATCTCTATTATGTACCGAGAAGTAGTAACACAGAGACtcaacagatga
- the LOC137755990 gene encoding THAP domain-containing protein 1 isoform X2 codes for MVQSCSAYGCKNRYDKDKPVSFHKFPLTRPSLCKKWEAAVRRKNFKPTKYSSICSEHFTPDCFKRECNNKLLKEDAVPTIFLCTEPHDKKEDLPEPQEQLPRPPSTPPVSQVDAAIGLLMPPLQTPDNLSVFCDHNYTVEDTMHQRKRIHQLEQQVEKLRKKLKTAQQRCRRQERQLEKLKEVVHFQKEKDDVSERGYVILPNDYFEIVEVPA; via the exons ATGGTGCAGTCCTGTTCCGCCTACGGCTGCAAGAACCGATACGACAAGGATAAGCCCGTTTCTTTCCACAA GTTTCCTCTTACTCGACCCAGTCTTTGTAAAAAATGGGAGGCAGCTGTCAGAAGGAAAAACTTTAAGCCCACCAAGTACAGCAGCATTTGCTCAGAACACTTTACTCCGGACTGCTTTAAGAGAGAGTGCAACAACAAGTTACTGAAAGAGGACGCTGTCCCCACAATATTCCTTTGTACTGAACCACATGACAAG AAGGAAGATCTTCCGGAGCCCCAAGAACAGCTTCCCCGACCTCCTTCAACACCCCCCGTTTCCCAGGTCGATGCTGCTATCGGGTTACTCATGCCTCCTCTTCAGACCCCTGATAACCTCTCCGTGTTCTGTGACCACAACTACACTGTGGAGGACACCATGCACCAGAGGAAGAGGATTCACCAGCTTGAACAGCAAGTAGAGAAGCTCAGAAAGAAGCTCAAGACCGCACAGCAGCGGTGCAGAAGACAGGAGCGGCAGCTGGAGAAGCTGAAGGAGGTCGTGCActtccagaaggagaaagacgACGTCTCCGAGCGGGGTTATGTGATTCTACCAAATGACTATTTTGAAATAGTTGAAGTTCCGGCATGA